One Quadrisphaera setariae DNA segment encodes these proteins:
- a CDS encoding NtaA/DmoA family FMN-dependent monooxygenase (This protein belongs to a clade of FMN-dependent monooxygenases, within a broader family of flavin-dependent oxidoreductases, the luciferase-like monooxygenase (LMM) family, some of whose members use coenzyme F420 rather than FMN.) produces the protein MSAPRPLVVALYEQASVGCGGAPGLWTHPTDDRVGVNSLDRWRHVATTAQQAGLHALFLADVLGLYDVYEGSLDAAIGEAVEAPANDPFAYVPALAEVARDLAFVVTASTTYEHPFSLARRFATLDHLTGGRIGWNVVTSYLESAARSFGLEAQLAHADRYGRADEFLHVTHQLWETSWDDDAVVADKAGATWARPGSVRAVHHDGEHFRVHGPALTSPSPQRTPVLFQAGWSPRGREFGARHGEVLLLPVADPVKIRGGLDDVRGRAAALGRDPGDLRALALARVVVGRTEAEAQAKHEDLQSTYRLRAQLVSYSGDTGIDLSRYADDEPLSTVTNGLSSYVLKAGPGSPPLTAGEVRQRFSSVARGGDLFFVGTPDQVADAMGEHAAAAGLDGLILNPLLSPGTLEDFAELAVPALTARGLYDPAVKTGTLRSRVRGDGRDRLHPSYPALQPR, from the coding sequence GGCTGCGGGGGCGCCCCCGGCCTGTGGACGCACCCCACCGACGACCGCGTCGGCGTCAACAGCCTCGACAGGTGGCGCCACGTCGCCACCACCGCCCAGCAGGCCGGTCTGCACGCGCTGTTCCTCGCCGACGTGCTCGGCCTCTACGACGTCTACGAGGGGTCGCTGGACGCCGCCATCGGCGAGGCCGTCGAGGCCCCCGCCAACGACCCCTTCGCCTACGTGCCCGCGCTCGCCGAGGTGGCGCGCGACCTCGCCTTCGTGGTGACCGCCTCCACCACCTACGAGCACCCGTTCTCCCTGGCCCGGCGCTTCGCCACGCTCGACCACCTCACCGGTGGCCGCATCGGCTGGAACGTCGTCACCAGCTACCTGGAGAGCGCCGCCCGCAGCTTCGGCCTGGAGGCCCAGCTCGCCCACGCCGACCGGTACGGCCGCGCCGACGAGTTCCTCCACGTCACCCACCAGCTGTGGGAGACCTCCTGGGACGACGACGCCGTGGTCGCCGACAAGGCCGGCGCCACCTGGGCCCGGCCGGGCTCCGTGCGAGCGGTCCACCACGACGGCGAGCACTTCCGCGTGCACGGCCCTGCCCTCACCTCACCGTCCCCCCAGCGCACCCCGGTGCTCTTCCAGGCCGGCTGGTCGCCGCGCGGCCGGGAGTTCGGCGCCCGCCACGGCGAGGTGCTGCTGCTGCCGGTGGCCGACCCCGTGAAGATCCGCGGCGGCCTCGACGACGTCCGCGGCCGCGCCGCGGCGCTCGGCCGCGACCCGGGCGACCTGCGGGCCCTGGCCCTGGCCCGCGTGGTGGTCGGGCGCACCGAGGCGGAGGCGCAGGCCAAGCACGAAGACCTGCAGAGCACCTACCGCCTGCGCGCCCAGCTGGTCTCCTACTCCGGCGACACCGGCATCGACCTCTCCCGCTACGCCGACGACGAGCCGCTCAGCACGGTCACCAACGGCCTGTCCAGCTACGTGCTCAAGGCAGGGCCCGGGTCCCCGCCGCTGACCGCCGGCGAGGTCCGCCAGCGCTTCTCCTCGGTGGCGCGCGGCGGCGACCTCTTCTTCGTCGGCACCCCCGACCAGGTCGCCGACGCCATGGGCGAGCACGCGGCCGCCGCCGGGCTCGACGGCCTTATCCTCAACCCGCTGCTCAGCCCCGGGACCCTGGAGGACTTCGCCGAGCTCGCCGTGCCCGCCCTCACCGCGCGGGGCCTGTACGACCCGGCCGTGAAGACCGGCACCCTGCGCTCGCGGGTGCGCGGCGACGGCCGCGACCGCCTGCACCCCAGCTACCCGGCGCTCCAGCCCCGCTGA